A single Agrococcus sp. ARC_14 DNA region contains:
- the yaaA gene encoding peroxide stress protein YaaA yields the protein MIVLLPPSETKAAGGTGASLTTARPGLPQLGFPGLAVARSRALAALDRLVAAGQDVSTPAKARAAADNAAVLHAPTMPAIDRYTGVLYDALDAASLDDAARAWVEAHVVIQSALLGFVRASDPIPSYKVSEHTRLPGERMRALWSGAGAVIEGFALDLRSKAYASLAPVAGAVPVEIVSPEGKALNHWNKAGKGALVRSLALAGADVDSADALVSWAASADVPLTRTDTGMRLVVQDPRLAPVR from the coding sequence GTGATCGTCCTGCTGCCGCCCAGCGAGACGAAGGCGGCAGGCGGGACAGGCGCCAGCCTCACGACGGCCAGGCCGGGTCTCCCTCAACTGGGATTCCCCGGCCTGGCCGTCGCCCGTTCCAGGGCACTGGCAGCGCTCGACCGCCTCGTCGCCGCGGGCCAGGATGTCTCGACGCCCGCGAAGGCCCGCGCCGCCGCCGACAACGCTGCAGTGCTGCACGCACCCACGATGCCGGCGATCGACCGCTACACGGGCGTGCTCTACGACGCGCTCGACGCGGCCTCGCTCGACGACGCCGCGCGCGCCTGGGTCGAGGCCCACGTCGTCATCCAGTCGGCCTTGCTCGGCTTCGTGCGCGCATCCGACCCCATCCCCTCCTACAAGGTGTCGGAGCACACGCGGCTGCCGGGGGAGCGGATGCGCGCGCTCTGGTCGGGCGCCGGTGCCGTCATCGAGGGCTTCGCGCTCGACCTGCGGTCGAAGGCCTACGCGAGCCTCGCGCCGGTCGCAGGAGCCGTGCCGGTCGAGATCGTCTCACCCGAGGGGAAGGCCCTCAACCACTGGAACAAGGCAGGCAAGGGCGCGCTCGTGCGCTCGCTCGCGCTGGCGGGGGCCGACGTCGATTCAGCGGATGCGCTGGTGTCGTGGGCGGCATCGGCCGACGTGCCGCTGACCCGCACCGACACGGGCATGCGCCTGGTGGTGCAGGACCCGAGGCTGGCTCCCGTGCGCTGA
- a CDS encoding F0F1 ATP synthase subunit epsilon, with protein MALTVSIVSAAEEVWSGEASQVIAKTTEGEIGILRGHEPVLAVLAAEGQVRVTDASGTVHTVEAADGFLSVDHDRVEIVARNAKLA; from the coding sequence ATGGCTCTGACCGTCAGCATCGTCTCCGCTGCAGAAGAGGTGTGGTCGGGCGAGGCCTCGCAGGTCATCGCCAAGACCACCGAGGGCGAGATCGGCATCCTGCGGGGCCACGAGCCCGTGCTCGCGGTGCTCGCCGCGGAGGGTCAGGTGCGCGTCACCGACGCATCCGGCACCGTGCACACGGTCGAGGCCGCTGACGGCTTCCTCTCGGTCGACCACGACCGCGTCGAGATCGTCGCTCGGAACGCCAAGCTCGCGTGA
- the atpD gene encoding F0F1 ATP synthase subunit beta, whose product MTITDTPAASQTQAGVGRVARVTGPVVDIEFPHDAIPGIYNALKTTVDFGDGTPAQEITLEVAQHLGDDLVRAIALKPTDGLVRGQEVRDTGESITVPVGDITKGKVFNVIGEALNLAEGETLEVSERWGIHRKAPSFDQLESKTELFETGIKSIDLLTPYVLGGKIGLFGGAGVGKTVLIQEMIQRVASDHGGVSVFAGVGERTREGNDLIHEMEEAGVFDKTALVFGQMDEPPGTRLRVALSALTMAEYFRDVQKQDVLLFIDNIFRFTQAGSEVSTLLGRMPSAVGYQPNLADEMGVLQERITSTRGHSITSLQAIYVPADDYTDPAPATTFAHLDATTELSREIASKGLYPAIDPLTSTSRILDPRYLGDDHYRVATTVKQILQKNKELQEIIAILGVDELSEEDKIVVNRARRIQQFLSQNTYMAKKFTGVEGSTVPLKETIESFDAIAKGEFDHVAEQAFFNVGGISDVEEKWAQIQKDNG is encoded by the coding sequence ATGACCATCACTGACACCCCCGCTGCCTCGCAGACGCAGGCCGGCGTCGGTCGCGTCGCTCGCGTGACCGGGCCCGTCGTCGACATCGAGTTCCCGCACGACGCGATCCCAGGCATCTACAACGCACTCAAGACGACCGTCGACTTCGGCGACGGCACGCCGGCACAGGAGATCACGCTCGAGGTCGCTCAGCACCTCGGCGACGACCTCGTGCGCGCCATCGCGCTGAAGCCGACGGACGGCCTCGTCCGCGGCCAGGAGGTGCGCGACACCGGCGAGTCGATCACGGTTCCCGTCGGCGACATCACCAAGGGCAAGGTCTTCAACGTCATCGGTGAGGCCCTGAACCTCGCGGAGGGCGAGACCCTCGAGGTCTCCGAGCGCTGGGGCATCCACCGCAAGGCGCCCTCGTTCGACCAGCTCGAGTCGAAGACCGAGCTGTTCGAGACTGGCATCAAGTCGATCGACCTGCTGACGCCCTACGTGCTCGGCGGCAAGATCGGCCTGTTCGGCGGTGCCGGTGTCGGCAAGACCGTCCTCATCCAGGAGATGATCCAGCGCGTGGCGTCCGACCACGGCGGTGTCTCGGTGTTCGCCGGTGTCGGCGAGCGCACCCGTGAGGGCAACGACCTCATCCACGAGATGGAGGAGGCGGGCGTCTTCGACAAGACCGCCCTCGTCTTCGGCCAGATGGATGAGCCCCCGGGCACGCGCCTCCGCGTCGCGCTGAGCGCGCTGACGATGGCGGAGTACTTCCGCGACGTCCAGAAGCAGGACGTGCTGCTCTTCATCGACAACATCTTCCGCTTCACGCAGGCGGGCTCGGAGGTCTCGACGCTGCTCGGCCGCATGCCCAGCGCCGTCGGCTACCAGCCGAACCTCGCCGACGAGATGGGTGTGCTCCAGGAGCGCATCACGTCGACCCGCGGCCACTCGATCACCTCGCTGCAGGCCATCTACGTGCCCGCCGACGACTACACCGACCCGGCCCCGGCCACGACGTTCGCGCACCTCGACGCCACGACGGAGCTCTCGCGCGAGATCGCGTCGAAGGGCCTCTACCCGGCCATCGACCCGCTCACGTCGACCAGCCGCATCCTCGACCCCCGCTACCTGGGCGATGACCACTACCGCGTCGCCACGACGGTCAAGCAGATCCTCCAGAAGAACAAGGAGCTGCAGGAGATCATCGCCATCCTCGGTGTCGACGAGCTGTCCGAGGAGGACAAGATCGTCGTGAACCGCGCGCGTCGCATCCAGCAGTTCCTCTCGCAGAACACCTACATGGCGAAGAAGTTCACGGGTGTCGAGGGCTCCACGGTGCCGCTCAAGGAGACGATCGAGTCGTTCGACGCGATCGCCAAGGGCGAGTTCGACCACGTCGCCGAGCAGGCGTTCTTCAACGTCGGCGGCATCTCGGACGTCGAGGAGAAGTGGGCGCAGATCCAGAAGGACAACGGCTGA
- a CDS encoding F0F1 ATP synthase subunit gamma, with translation MGAQLRVYTQKIKSAQSTKKITKAMELIAASRIQKALVRVKASNPYARALTRAVSAVATYSNEAHPLTVERDELKRAAIVVLTSDRGLAGAFNSQIIREVGELRAKLESEGKEVDHYLIGNKAVGYFKFRQRPYIKEWTGISDVPTPEVAQEIAEAVLEAYVSEQVDEIHVVYNRFVSMMTQDPTTVRLLPLEIVEAEDAGTAEHLPLYEFEPEPARVLDALLPVYVESRIFNALLQSAASKQAATQKAMKSASDNADKLITDYTRLRNNARQAEITTQISEIVGGADALASAK, from the coding sequence ATGGGAGCCCAGCTCCGGGTCTACACGCAGAAGATCAAGTCTGCGCAGTCGACCAAGAAGATCACGAAGGCGATGGAGCTCATCGCTGCATCGCGCATCCAGAAGGCGCTCGTGCGCGTCAAGGCGTCGAACCCCTACGCCAGGGCGCTCACGCGCGCCGTGAGCGCGGTGGCGACGTACTCGAACGAGGCGCACCCGCTCACGGTCGAGCGAGACGAGCTCAAGCGGGCGGCGATCGTCGTGCTGACGAGCGACCGCGGCCTGGCCGGCGCGTTCAACTCGCAGATCATCCGCGAGGTGGGCGAGCTGCGGGCGAAGCTCGAGTCCGAGGGCAAGGAGGTCGATCACTACCTGATCGGCAACAAGGCCGTCGGCTACTTCAAGTTCCGCCAGCGCCCCTACATCAAGGAGTGGACGGGCATCTCTGATGTCCCGACGCCCGAGGTCGCGCAGGAGATCGCGGAGGCCGTGCTCGAGGCGTATGTCTCAGAGCAGGTCGACGAGATCCACGTCGTCTACAACCGCTTCGTCAGCATGATGACGCAGGATCCGACGACGGTCCGGCTGCTGCCGCTCGAGATCGTGGAGGCGGAGGACGCCGGCACCGCCGAGCACCTCCCGCTGTACGAGTTCGAGCCCGAGCCCGCTCGCGTGCTCGACGCCCTGCTGCCGGTCTACGTCGAGAGCCGCATCTTCAATGCGCTGCTGCAATCGGCTGCTTCCAAGCAGGCCGCCACGCAGAAGGCGATGAAGTCGGCTTCCGACAATGCCGACAAGCTCATCACCGACTACACCCGCCTGCGCAACAACGCGCGTCAGGCCGAGATCACGACGCAGATCTCCGAGATCGTGGGCGGCGCGGACGCCCTCGCCTCGGCGAAGTAG
- the atpA gene encoding F0F1 ATP synthase subunit alpha has product MSELTISPDEIKGALADFVSSYEASTSTTAEVGHVIDAADGIAHVEGLPGVMANELVRFADGTLGLAQNLDEAEIGVVVLGEFDGIVAGMEVTRTGEVLSVPVGEGYLGRVVDPLGVPIDGLGDIATSGRRALELQAPGVMQRKSVHEPLQTGIKAIDAMIPVGRGQRQLIIGDRQTGKTALAIDTIINQKANWDSGDVNKQVRCIYVAVGQKGSTIASVKGALEDAGAMEYTTIVASPASDPAGFKYLAPYTGSAIGQHWMYEGKHVLIIFDDLSKQAEAYRAVSLLLRRPPGREAYPGDVFYLHSRLLERCAKLSDELGAGSMTGLPIIETKANDVSAYIPTNVISITDGQIFLQSDLFNANQRPAVDVGISVSRVGGDAQVKSIKSVSGTLKLELAQYRSLEAFAMFASDLDATSRRQLARGARLTELLKQPQYSPYPVEEQVVSIWAGTNGKFDDVEVSQVLQFESELLEHLRNNSTLLTTIRDASKLDDETKAQLESEVDAFAANWQGKASSSITDPGTESNNPMLEDVNQEQIVKGRR; this is encoded by the coding sequence ATGTCAGAGCTCACCATCAGCCCCGACGAGATCAAGGGCGCCCTCGCCGACTTCGTCTCGTCCTACGAGGCTTCGACCTCGACGACGGCCGAGGTCGGCCACGTCATCGACGCCGCGGACGGCATCGCCCACGTCGAGGGCCTCCCCGGTGTCATGGCGAACGAGCTCGTCCGCTTCGCGGACGGCACGCTCGGCCTGGCGCAGAACCTCGACGAGGCCGAGATCGGCGTCGTCGTGCTCGGTGAGTTCGACGGCATCGTGGCCGGCATGGAGGTCACCCGCACGGGTGAGGTCCTCTCCGTCCCCGTCGGCGAGGGCTACCTCGGGCGCGTCGTCGACCCGCTCGGCGTCCCGATCGACGGTCTGGGCGACATCGCGACGAGCGGCCGCCGCGCCCTCGAGCTGCAGGCGCCCGGCGTGATGCAGCGCAAGTCGGTGCACGAGCCGCTCCAGACCGGCATCAAGGCGATCGACGCCATGATCCCCGTCGGCCGCGGTCAGCGCCAGCTGATCATCGGCGACCGCCAGACCGGCAAGACGGCACTGGCGATCGACACGATCATCAACCAGAAGGCCAACTGGGACTCGGGCGACGTCAACAAGCAGGTCCGCTGCATCTACGTCGCCGTCGGCCAGAAGGGCTCGACCATCGCCTCGGTGAAGGGCGCGCTCGAGGACGCCGGTGCGATGGAGTACACGACCATCGTCGCCTCGCCCGCCTCCGACCCGGCCGGCTTCAAGTACCTCGCTCCGTACACGGGCTCGGCCATCGGCCAGCACTGGATGTACGAGGGCAAGCACGTCCTGATCATCTTCGACGACCTGTCGAAGCAGGCAGAGGCCTACCGCGCCGTCTCGCTGCTGCTGCGCCGCCCGCCGGGCCGCGAGGCATACCCGGGCGACGTCTTCTACCTGCACTCGCGTCTGCTCGAGCGCTGCGCGAAGCTCTCGGATGAGCTCGGCGCCGGATCGATGACGGGTCTGCCGATCATCGAGACGAAGGCCAACGACGTCTCGGCCTACATCCCGACCAACGTGATCTCGATCACCGACGGCCAGATCTTCCTGCAGTCCGACCTGTTCAACGCCAACCAGCGCCCCGCTGTCGACGTCGGCATCTCGGTCTCGCGAGTCGGCGGCGACGCACAGGTGAAGTCGATCAAGTCGGTCTCCGGCACGCTCAAGCTCGAGCTCGCCCAGTACCGCTCGCTCGAGGCCTTCGCGATGTTCGCGTCCGACCTCGACGCCACCTCGCGCCGTCAGCTCGCCCGAGGCGCCCGTCTCACCGAGCTGCTGAAGCAGCCGCAGTACTCGCCGTACCCGGTGGAGGAGCAGGTCGTCTCGATCTGGGCCGGCACCAACGGCAAGTTCGACGACGTCGAGGTCAGCCAGGTGCTGCAGTTCGAGTCGGAGCTCCTCGAGCACCTGCGCAACAACAGCACGCTGCTCACCACGATCCGCGACGCCAGCAAGCTGGACGACGAGACGAAGGCTCAGCTCGAGTCCGAGGTCGACGCGTTCGCCGCCAACTGGCAGGGCAAGGCATCGTCCAGCATCACCGACCCGGGAACCGAGTCGAACAACCCGATGCTCGAGGATGTCAACCAGGAGCAGATCGTCAAGGGCCGTCGCTGA
- a CDS encoding F0F1 ATP synthase subunit delta, giving the protein MGSATSQARAGIDEALLAQPQAGLDDARELFRASRAIERSPQVLASLADAVSTPDSRAALAQRVLGQLGAPAVSIVAHLARQRWSSAADILAAIDSAGIRVAVRAAGEADVAGEIASFQRIVASDAELELALGGLRGSADDKARLVERLLAGRSSEATAVILDHLVRAPRGRRIGQLVRGAATEVASAAGRSLATVTTAREIPAAQLDRLRVGLESQYGRSLQLQQIVDPAVLGGLRVSIGDDIIDGTVRSKFTDLRLQLG; this is encoded by the coding sequence GTGGGCAGCGCGACCAGCCAGGCGCGAGCCGGCATCGACGAAGCGCTTCTGGCGCAGCCCCAGGCGGGGCTCGACGACGCACGGGAGCTCTTCCGAGCCTCGCGCGCCATCGAGCGCAGCCCACAGGTGCTCGCCTCGCTCGCCGACGCGGTCTCGACACCCGATTCGCGTGCGGCGCTCGCGCAGCGCGTGCTCGGGCAGCTCGGTGCACCGGCGGTCTCGATCGTCGCGCACCTGGCCCGCCAGCGCTGGTCGAGCGCTGCCGACATCCTCGCAGCCATCGACAGCGCGGGCATCCGCGTCGCCGTCCGGGCTGCGGGGGAGGCAGACGTCGCCGGCGAGATCGCATCGTTCCAGCGGATCGTGGCCTCCGACGCCGAGCTCGAGCTCGCGCTCGGCGGTCTGCGCGGCAGCGCCGATGACAAGGCGCGTCTCGTCGAGCGCCTGCTCGCCGGCCGGTCGAGCGAGGCCACAGCGGTGATCCTCGATCACCTCGTGCGCGCCCCGCGCGGTCGTCGCATCGGCCAGCTGGTGCGTGGCGCGGCGACGGAGGTGGCCTCGGCCGCCGGCCGCTCGCTCGCCACCGTCACCACGGCTCGCGAGATCCCCGCCGCACAGCTCGACCGACTCCGCGTCGGCCTCGAGAGCCAGTACGGCCGCTCGCTGCAGCTGCAGCAGATCGTCGACCCGGCAGTCCTTGGCGGACTCCGCGTCTCGATCGGCGACGACATCATCGACGGCACCGTCCGTTCCAAGTTCACCGACCTTCGCCTGCAGCTCGGCTAG
- a CDS encoding F0F1 ATP synthase subunit B, which translates to MLSSALRMADEEHLPNPLLPAFYDILWSAVVFVVLLLIFWKVVLPRMQALLDERSAAIEGGIKKAEEAQAEAAAALESYNTQLAEARAEASVIKEKARADASKIEADLKARATEDAARITAQAQQRIEQERQAAFSSLKSEVGTLALDLSEKVVGESMDDSRSAGIVDRFLADLEREGANR; encoded by the coding sequence ATGCTTTCATCTGCACTCCGCATGGCGGACGAGGAGCATCTGCCGAATCCGCTGCTCCCCGCCTTCTACGACATTCTCTGGTCGGCGGTCGTCTTCGTCGTCCTCCTGCTGATCTTCTGGAAGGTCGTCCTGCCTCGCATGCAGGCACTGCTCGACGAGCGGTCCGCTGCGATCGAGGGCGGCATCAAGAAGGCCGAGGAGGCGCAGGCGGAAGCCGCTGCCGCACTGGAGTCGTACAACACCCAGCTCGCGGAGGCCCGCGCCGAGGCTTCGGTCATCAAGGAGAAGGCTCGCGCCGACGCCTCCAAGATCGAGGCAGACCTCAAGGCACGTGCCACCGAGGACGCCGCGCGCATCACGGCGCAGGCGCAGCAGCGCATCGAGCAGGAGCGCCAGGCGGCGTTCTCCTCGCTGAAGTCCGAGGTCGGCACGCTCGCCCTCGACCTCAGCGAGAAGGTCGTCGGCGAGTCGATGGACGACTCGCGCTCCGCGGGCATCGTCGACCGCTTCCTCGCTGACCTCGAGCGTGAAGGGGCCAACCGCTAG
- the atpE gene encoding ATP synthase F0 subunit C encodes MDNATTILAEINGNIGTVGYGLAAIGPAIGVGIVVGKTIEGVARQPELQGRLTVLMFIGIAFTEALAFIGIATFFFMV; translated from the coding sequence GTGGACAACGCCACGACCATTCTCGCCGAGATCAACGGCAACATCGGCACGGTCGGCTACGGCCTCGCCGCGATCGGCCCGGCCATCGGTGTCGGCATCGTCGTCGGCAAGACCATCGAGGGTGTTGCGCGCCAGCCCGAGCTGCAGGGACGTCTGACGGTCCTGATGTTCATCGGCATCGCGTTCACCGAGGCGCTGGCCTTCATCGGCATCGCCACGTTCTTCTTCATGGTCTGA
- the atpB gene encoding F0F1 ATP synthase subunit A, with translation MLPLLASAGTEPEPFHPPSLADFFPQVFLFAEPTIPWFEDDSPIFGINRIMLVRFIAAAVVILVFVLGTRKLKLIPTRGQSLIEMGLGFVRDGIAIDLLGEKDGKRFLPLITTIFFMVLAMNLTGIVPFLNIAGTSVIGVPLVLALVSYGAFIYAGIKKHPGTFFKNSLAPAGVPWPLYIIVTPLEFISTFVLRPITLTLRLMMNLLVGHLMLVLFFAATHFFLFSAGGFFPLLGVGTLAFGFAFTIFELLVAVLQAYVFAILTAIYIQLALAEEH, from the coding sequence TTGCTGCCGCTGCTGGCCTCCGCTGGAACTGAGCCCGAGCCGTTCCATCCGCCGAGCCTGGCCGACTTCTTCCCGCAGGTCTTCCTGTTCGCCGAGCCGACGATCCCGTGGTTCGAGGACGACTCGCCCATCTTCGGCATCAACCGCATCATGCTCGTCCGCTTCATCGCGGCGGCCGTCGTGATCCTCGTGTTCGTGCTCGGCACCCGCAAGCTGAAGCTCATCCCGACGCGCGGCCAGAGCCTCATCGAGATGGGCCTCGGCTTCGTGCGCGACGGCATCGCCATCGACCTGCTCGGCGAGAAGGACGGCAAGCGATTCCTGCCGCTCATCACGACGATCTTCTTCATGGTGCTCGCGATGAACCTGACGGGCATCGTCCCGTTCCTGAACATCGCAGGCACATCCGTCATCGGCGTGCCGCTGGTGCTCGCACTCGTCTCCTACGGGGCGTTCATCTACGCGGGCATCAAGAAGCACCCTGGGACGTTCTTCAAGAACTCGCTGGCACCCGCGGGCGTGCCGTGGCCGCTCTACATCATCGTCACGCCGCTGGAGTTCATCTCCACCTTCGTGCTGCGTCCCATCACGCTGACGCTCCGACTGATGATGAACCTGCTCGTCGGCCACCTCATGCTCGTGCTGTTCTTCGCTGCGACGCACTTCTTCCTCTTCAGCGCAGGCGGCTTCTTCCCGCTGCTCGGCGTCGGCACGCTCGCGTTCGGCTTCGCCTTCACGATCTTCGAGCTGCTCGTCGCTGTGCTGCAGGCCTACGTCTTCGCAATTCTCACCGCTATCTACATCCAGCTCGCGCTGGCTGAAGAGCACTGA
- a CDS encoding MraY family glycosyltransferase produces MTFLLITLVAAVITFVASQIVLRLALKHGIHPPVRERDVHSRPTPRLGGVAMCIGLFGAFGVAALVPELSGVFAEPSRIWALLAGAIAICGIGVLDDLFDLDWMLKLGAQILVAAGVAFFGVQIVSLPIAGLTVPSATMAISLTVLIIVLVMNAVNFIDGLDGLVAGTTIIGSAAFFGYIWMISQNLGQDNAYFSLASLITSVIVGVCLGFLPVNWHPARMFMGDGGALMLGLLTATSAIAVTGQIDLGTMGGRSQILPAFIPVLLPLAILLLPMTDFVLAVVRRVVNGNSPFAADRKHLHHRLLDMGHSHLGAVLIFYAWTAVVSVGCLLFLIWPWWVAVGVMVVGFLLCALLTAAPVSRRIWRTFLRVMRERRAQRGKMEPTAIDTRVDSRVDSQGDSR; encoded by the coding sequence GTGACCTTCCTCCTGATCACCCTCGTGGCGGCGGTCATCACCTTCGTCGCCTCCCAGATCGTGCTGCGCCTCGCGCTCAAGCACGGCATCCACCCGCCCGTGCGCGAGCGCGACGTGCACTCCCGGCCGACGCCGCGACTCGGCGGCGTCGCGATGTGCATCGGTCTGTTCGGCGCCTTCGGCGTCGCGGCGCTGGTGCCAGAGCTCTCCGGCGTCTTCGCCGAGCCGAGCCGCATCTGGGCGCTGCTGGCCGGGGCCATCGCGATCTGCGGCATCGGCGTGCTCGACGACCTGTTCGACCTCGACTGGATGCTGAAGCTCGGCGCGCAGATCCTGGTCGCGGCGGGCGTCGCCTTCTTCGGCGTGCAGATCGTCAGCCTGCCGATCGCCGGCCTCACCGTGCCCTCGGCGACGATGGCGATCAGCCTCACCGTGCTCATCATCGTGCTGGTGATGAACGCGGTGAACTTCATCGACGGCCTCGACGGCCTGGTCGCCGGCACCACGATCATCGGCTCTGCCGCCTTCTTCGGCTACATCTGGATGATCAGCCAGAACCTCGGCCAGGACAACGCCTACTTCTCGCTCGCGAGCCTGATCACCTCGGTCATCGTCGGCGTCTGCCTCGGCTTCCTGCCGGTCAACTGGCATCCGGCGCGCATGTTCATGGGCGACGGCGGCGCGCTCATGCTCGGCCTGCTGACGGCGACCAGCGCCATCGCCGTCACGGGCCAGATCGACCTCGGCACCATGGGCGGCCGCAGCCAGATCCTGCCGGCGTTCATCCCGGTGCTGCTGCCCCTGGCGATCCTGCTGCTGCCCATGACCGACTTCGTGCTCGCAGTGGTGCGCCGCGTCGTCAACGGCAACAGCCCGTTCGCGGCCGACCGCAAGCATCTGCACCATCGGCTGCTCGACATGGGCCACTCGCACCTGGGCGCCGTGCTCATCTTCTATGCGTGGACGGCGGTCGTCTCGGTGGGCTGCCTGCTCTTCCTCATCTGGCCGTGGTGGGTCGCGGTCGGCGTGATGGTGGTGGGCTTCCTGCTCTGCGCGCTGCTCACGGCGGCGCCCGTGAGCCGGCGCATCTGGCGCACCTTCCTGCGGGTGATGCGTGAGCGGCGCGCCCAGCGTGGGAAGATGGAGCCGACAGCCATCGACACGCGCGTCGACTCTCGCGTCGACTCTCAGGGGGACAGCCGGTGA
- a CDS encoding L-threonylcarbamoyladenylate synthase, whose translation MPAIHDCADPASLLAGVRAARTAIAAGQCIVIPTDTVYGIAADAFSHAAVAGLLAAKGRDRGFPPPVLVADRHMASALAERVPAELEPLLDAHWPGPLTVILRAQPSLTWDLGDTGGTVAIRVPDHPIAIELLRETGPLAVSSANTHGMPAATEAEAAAEMLGESVVVVLDAGPVGGTAAPGEQSGSTILDCSTDGVMRIVRQGVLPRATIAAALGDLLVDG comes from the coding sequence GTGCCCGCCATCCACGACTGCGCTGATCCCGCCTCCCTGCTCGCCGGGGTGCGCGCGGCTCGCACGGCCATCGCGGCGGGGCAGTGCATCGTCATCCCCACCGACACGGTCTATGGCATCGCCGCCGACGCGTTCTCGCACGCCGCCGTCGCCGGGCTGCTCGCAGCGAAGGGTCGCGACCGCGGCTTCCCGCCGCCCGTGCTGGTCGCCGATCGCCACATGGCGTCCGCGCTCGCCGAGCGCGTCCCGGCCGAGCTCGAGCCGCTGCTCGACGCGCACTGGCCGGGCCCGCTCACCGTCATCCTGCGCGCGCAGCCGTCGCTGACGTGGGATCTGGGCGACACCGGCGGCACCGTCGCGATCCGCGTGCCTGACCACCCCATCGCCATCGAGCTGCTGCGTGAGACGGGCCCGCTCGCGGTCTCGAGCGCCAACACGCACGGGATGCCCGCCGCCACCGAGGCCGAGGCCGCCGCCGAGATGCTGGGCGAGAGCGTCGTGGTCGTGCTTGATGCGGGCCCGGTCGGCGGCACCGCTGCGCCCGGCGAGCAGAGCGGCTCGACGATCCTCGACTGCTCGACCGACGGCGTCATGCGCATCGTCCGTCAGGGCGTGCTGCCGCGTGCGACGATCGCTGCGGCGCTCGGCGACCTGCTCGTCGACGGATGA
- the prmC gene encoding peptide chain release factor N(5)-glutamine methyltransferase, translating to MQQAVADVVRDARGRLAAVGIDGPDAELLAAWAAGSSLGELRVDMAMGRAFEADALARFLAAVARREGREPLQHITGLAPFRHVELAVGPGVFTPRPETELLVEVALEHLRRRVGTALVLDVGTGTGAVAIAIARESDARVIAVEASPAAYVWARRNLDALSPETVLLHADARDVAALAAVGIVPGSLAALVSNPPYVPHASVPADHEVRDFDPAAALYSGADGLDFIRDLVSLAADLVEPTGLVAFEHTEEQGPAVRAMLEDAGFRDARTRQDLTGRDRVTAAIR from the coding sequence ATGCAACAGGCCGTGGCAGACGTCGTGCGCGATGCGCGTGGGCGCTTGGCAGCGGTCGGCATCGACGGCCCCGACGCAGAGCTGCTCGCGGCATGGGCCGCAGGCAGCAGCCTGGGCGAGCTCCGCGTCGACATGGCGATGGGCCGCGCGTTCGAAGCGGATGCGCTGGCGCGCTTCCTCGCAGCCGTCGCGCGGCGAGAGGGGCGCGAGCCGCTGCAGCACATCACCGGGCTCGCGCCGTTCCGGCACGTCGAGCTGGCCGTCGGCCCCGGCGTCTTCACGCCGCGGCCCGAGACCGAGCTGCTGGTCGAGGTCGCGCTCGAGCACCTGCGCCGCCGGGTCGGCACCGCGCTGGTGCTCGACGTCGGCACTGGCACAGGTGCGGTGGCGATCGCGATCGCTCGTGAGTCGGATGCGCGGGTGATCGCCGTCGAGGCGAGCCCGGCGGCCTACGTGTGGGCCCGCCGCAACCTCGATGCGCTGTCGCCGGAGACCGTGCTGCTGCACGCGGACGCGCGCGACGTCGCTGCGCTCGCGGCGGTCGGGATCGTGCCGGGCTCGCTCGCGGCGCTCGTCTCCAACCCGCCCTATGTGCCCCACGCATCCGTGCCCGCCGACCACGAGGTCCGCGACTTCGACCCTGCCGCCGCCCTCTACTCCGGCGCTGATGGTCTCGACTTCATCCGCGACCTCGTCTCGCTCGCCGCCGACCTCGTCGAGCCGACCGGCCTGGTCGCCTTCGAGCACACCGAGGAGCAGGGGCCGGCGGTGCGAGCGATGCTCGAGGACGCCGGGTTCCGCGATGCCCGCACGCGCCAGGACCTGACAGGCCGCGATCGGGTGACGGCTGCGATCCGCTGA